AGCTAAAGCTGCCTATactcaatcaatcaatcaatcaatcaatcaatcaatcaatcaatcaatcaatcaatcattcaAAACCTTCACTTCAATATGTCACTGATAACTGGCCTCTCTTCCATACTAGATTTCCTTGCTTTTAAAACTTTCTTCTCAATCATAGCTATCTCCAAGTACGTAGTATTCCTATGAATTCAAAATATCACATGTCCTACCTATGCAATGTAACAAATACCGAGTATTCAGTAGTTCTGCATGGGCCTGGCACATGTGTAATACTTATCACTGTTTCTTGCTGCCTGCTAGATCTCTGACTGATTCCAAGTGCCATTCAAGGCTGGAATCAGGCATAGTCTCTTCTCCAGCTGCCCAGGTGCTTGCATGATCAAGCACATTGGCAGCTGGAGATGAGACTATATTCTGGCATCATGTGCAATGTAACAAATCACATTATAATGATTTAGTTTCATTGCTGCTATTATTCACAATTGGTGCAATCCTCAAGGGATTCTTCTGAACTATATCCACTGGTTGTGCTCTCATAGCTACATATATCTGTAGTCCAACATGCAACCAATGCCTGGTTATTATTATGCACGgtcataatgaaataatatttTGCATTACTAAACTTGTTTGCCGACACTCATATAGGGTGAAGAGTACTACATCAGGGGAAGGTGAGATCACATTACACTATTAATAGTTGATAAGATGGTACACACATTTAGTGGAACTGATGAGCACTGTGAGATGAGGAAAACAAATGGTACTACCCTACCTCCATACTGGGGATGGGTGAAGGATGCTCATTATTATGGTCAAAGAAAAGTCCGAGAAGAGACACTGGAAGTGTGGGAGTATGACCATGTATGTTGTCTGTCTGATCAATGTAATATCTGTGTCATCCATCCTGTTATATGGTAGGGTCCTGGAGTACGATTTGAAGTGTTGGTAAATGCTGAAAATGTGAACGTTCCTCGTTATCTCAATTCTGAGCTTGGCAGTGATAGGAGGGAAATCACCTTCCAAAAGTTTGATGCTATCGCCCCACAAGAGGCTCTCTTTGTGGTACCCAAAGTGTGTGGGGAGCTCCTGTAGAAATGGACACGAACAAAACAGCTATCACTACTCTCtgttaacaataacaatatactgtttgtaattattatagtgacattgtttgtttactgttcgCCCTATCCATACCAAAGTAGTTAAACTGTGAAAAGGGTGTGATCTCCCAAAAAAACCAGCCAGGGTGAGATCAAAGGTGGCCTCCAAGAAACAAATTATTGTTCATGCTTTATACCCCAGGTGACAATGAACTAATTGTCTCGCTAATTGTAAAGGTACCGAAACAAGCAACCAAATATTATGTAATTTCACCAGCAATTGTAAACTGAGACTTAAACTTCTCCCTTTGATGACTTAGCCGATATCATGTTTTTAGTGAAGCTAGTTCAACCATGTGAAATTTTCTTATGGTCTTACCCGGCCGGATTTGCAGGATCGATATAAGATTAAATGGAATAGGATAGAACAATGGAGTGTAATACTGTTTCACAGCTTAATCAGGGAAACAATAAAAGTAACACTCTTTGTAGATCCTAACTTGTGTCATCTGTCAAACTATAAACTGAAGAATTATTTTTGGGAACATTTCATTAGTACTATAACTTTGACAGTAATAATTTTTGTACTTGTGTACCATTCTGTCTCTGTTCCAAGTGTACCAAAACATTCTACAAATTATTTTACTCTTTTTAATTTTACTTGTAGTTAGCTAGTAAATTGTAATTTTATAagtatataattaattttagtgcTACTGACTGAGACACTGGTAGACCTGAATTCAGTATTACATTGTTGCTGTGATTTAGTGGTTCATGTGACTATTAAATCTATGATAGCTATTAGTGATCTGAGAACACTGATATAAATAGTCTTGTGTGGCAAGATGGATTTATTCTTTATCATTTGGTAAGAAAATGGGTCTGATCAAGTGTTTATAATATCTTGGTGTGGTGCAGATCGATTTTTTAAaagctgttgctattgttccggcagttccgtgaataaaaataaaacttacacaaaaaaggtcctcaaacgaaaaaaaaaatcctTGAATTGACCAGGACCTCTAGTGCTTGAGCCCAGAGTCTTAGCCATTGTGCTATGTGGCTCCCAACTACCcaactcccttagtttctaccttatatttctccgagtggagtaacttctatatatattagattagattatatatattagattagattataactttacagtactgtatacagGTAAAGAATAATTAGCAGATtatattgaaggtgaagaagaaaccaagctgaacctgaccctgACCCTAACCTAACACTACTTTTtgtgtcccctaaagttgaatactcggggcatagcatacaacttgtgtgcttgatagtgagaaatcCACAGTGTATCACCATGCATACAAGGCTTCGTCTCTTGATATTCTACAAGATTGTCAATCACCTAGTATATAGAGCCTCCTATCCCCAGTTATATTGTACATAGTACAAGATGTTTACGAGGAAACCAGGATAAGTTCATCAAATCATCTattttgatgcatacaaatttagtttttatccaagatcaattaccctatggaatcaactaccaatcaatgatattttttccctaaatgattttgatagcattcttcaatcaacactgacacattcaatgaaaaacagtaatatTAATAATCTAAAAACATTGTTTTCatactcaaatttgtgagttttacaatcataaatattgatatatatatatagatctaGTGGACTTCCGGAACAATAgccctgacaaaatatttccggctgccagaacaatagcaacttcgtcttttaatgctttacagaattgagCAACTAATGTCTAGCACTGGCAAACATATCATCACTATTTGTTTGTGGCCCATGCATGCTTGTTGCAGGAATTCGGGTGGCAGTCCATCAAACTAACAGGAACAGAAAGGCTAACAAGGCATATAATATTCAGTGGCGGGTCCAGGGAGGGGCACGTCCTTCAAAacattgcatacaagatcgagatactctaatagagcagtcaatcaccctaataattatacaaccaagtactaagaataatacgaaacgcggttaaaattacgtcataaataaataaataattaaataaataaataattaataattaatgtttgagaaaactacgaggcctagagacatgaactaaccggggatagattcgcctgtgaatgaaggcacaaacgtataatcgtcgctcctgtttgtgctgatgacttgaccatacgtgtaattctatataacgcccagtaccacacccttgcttaattacttacatattgcgcgaagaagattagtgatgcccgtgcaggagagccagaagccacttgtgtaaacaagaagattacaagtaagtttttatgtttgtaacatctcaagtctccatgccagctgccagtggattcattcacgtaaataaacaatacaagaaaacacgaggggtcaccaactcacgaaaaagtggtacggatt
This genomic interval from Dysidea avara chromosome 15, odDysAvar1.4, whole genome shotgun sequence contains the following:
- the LOC136245406 gene encoding uncharacterized protein; this translates as MKILIVAAVLVAVCYAQPPPPPVRPVIPETFDSGVEVTYHEQETRSGRGYIARNQAKNEGVEDLYAVVEGKNESRIRLERYDMGEEYYIRGSGTDEHCEMRKTNGTTLPPYWGWVKDAHYYGQRKVREETLEVWEYDHGPGVRFEVLVNAENVNVPRYLNSELGSDRREITFQKFDAIAPQEALFVVPKVCGELL